In Thalassophryne amazonica chromosome 4, fThaAma1.1, whole genome shotgun sequence, a genomic segment contains:
- the aipl1 gene encoding aryl-hydrocarbon-interacting protein-like 1 — translation MSDMQDTLLLGSEGIKKTILHGGTGDIPKLITGAKVTFHFRTQLCDDDRTVIDDSKAVGTPMEIVIGNMFKLDIWETLLSSMRIGEVAEFWCDTIHTGIYPIVSKSMRRIAEGKDPVDWHIHTCGMANMFAYHSLGYDDLDELMKEPKPLYFVLELLRVQQPSEYNRESWALSDEERLKVVPVLHGQGNRLYKLGRYQEATQKYKEAIICIKNVQTKEKAWEVAWLKLEKMANTLTLNYCQCLLRMEEFYEVIEHTSDIINQHPGIVKAFYLRAKAHMEVWNEAEARQDFSRVLELDPSMKKAVKKELAVLNMRMEEKNQEDRKKYNGMF, via the exons ATGTCGGATATGCAGGACACTCTGTTACTGGGATCTGAAGGCATCAAGAAAACCATCCTGCATGGAGGAACCGGAGACATCCCAAAATTAATCACTGGAGCAAAG GTGACATTTCACTTCCGCACTCAGCTATGTGATGATGACCGtacagtgatagatgacagcaaAGCCGTTGGCACACCGATGGAAATAGTGATCGGAAACATGTTTAAACTGGACATTTGGGAGACCCTGTTGTCTTCTATGAGGATCGGTGAGGTTGCAGAGTTCTGGTGTGACACCATT CACACTGGAATTTATCCAATTGTGTCAAAAAGTATGAGGCGCATTGCAGAGGGCAAAGACCCAGTTGACTGGCACATCCATACATGTGGCATGGCTAACATGTTCGCCTACCACAGCCTGGGCTACGATGACCTTGATGAACTGATGAAGGAACCCAAACCCCTCTACTTTGTCCTGGAGCTGCTCAGG GTGCAGCAGCCAAGTGAGTACAACAGGGAGTCCTGGGCTCTGAGTGATGAGGAGAGGCTGAAGGTTGTGCCTGTGCTGCATGGCCAGGGCAACCGGCTCTATAAGCTGGGACGCTACCAAGAGGCTACACAAAAGTACAAAGAGGCCATCATCTGCATTAAAAACGTGCAGACAAAG GAAAAAGCCTGGGAAGTGGCGTGGCTGAAGCTGGAGAAGATGGCCAACACATTGACACTCAACTACTGCCAATGTCTTCTACGCATGGAGGAGTTTTATGAGGTCATCGAACACACAAGCGACATCATCAACCAACATCCAG GTATAGTGAAGGCCTTTTACCTGCGTGCGAAAGCCCACATGGAGGTGTGGAATGAGGCGGAGGCTCGGCAGGACTTCAGCAGGGTCTTGGAGCTGGACCCCAGCATGAAGAAAGCTGTCAAGAAGGAACTGGCTGTGCTCAACATGCGCATGGAAGAGAAGAACCAAGAGGACCGGAAGAAGTACAACGGCATGTTCTGA